The following coding sequences are from one Beggiatoa alba B18LD window:
- a CDS encoding tellurite resistance TerB family protein → MGMFDFLGIGTVISGAGGVALGATIMGVMKGRKLDKLEERLGGADTATQERVIRKIAILKTLAYRDGDFSPIERIFIYRYILGHNELSTDTKVALALDLDEPLPATFSSMLDRLRALVSFSDLFISQEEAIGFIWVMRELASVDGSFDKDELEYIQKICKDCKVPAHAIPSEQLLLTDASNI, encoded by the coding sequence ATGGGGATGTTTGACTTTTTGGGCATAGGAACGGTGATTTCTGGCGCGGGTGGTGTGGCATTGGGTGCAACCATTATGGGCGTTATGAAAGGCAGGAAATTAGACAAACTGGAAGAGCGTTTAGGCGGTGCAGATACGGCAACACAAGAACGAGTTATCCGAAAAATTGCGATATTAAAAACGTTAGCCTATCGCGATGGTGATTTTTCCCCCATTGAGCGTATTTTTATTTACCGTTATATATTGGGACACAATGAATTATCTACTGATACTAAAGTAGCGTTAGCATTGGATTTAGATGAGCCACTACCTGCTACTTTTTCCTCGATGCTAGACCGTTTACGGGCGTTAGTATCTTTTAGTGATTTGTTTATTTCACAAGAGGAAGCCATTGGTTTTATTTGGGTGATGCGAGAATTAGCCAGTGTCGATGGCTCTTTTGATAAAGATGAGCTTGAATATATCCAAAAAATTTGTAAAGACTGCAAAGTCCCTGCTCATGCCATCCCAAGTGAACAGTTGTTATTAACAGATGCAAGTAATATTTAA
- a CDS encoding ABC transporter ATP-binding protein, protein METTVEIKQLTKQFGTFTAVDNISFQVQRGEVLGFLGPNGAGKSTTMKMITGFLTPTAGTVLVAGDDILKKPLAVKRRIGYLPEGAPAYPDMTPLDFLDFIADIRGFKGVEKRQRIDETIARVNLEGVLQQPIETLSKGFKRRVGLAQAILHDPEVLILDEPTDGLDPNQKHEVRSLIKTMAQEKVIILSTHILEEVDAVCSRAVIIARGKILADGVPEALEAKSRYHNAVTLTLQKNQLSTQSVRESLLSIASIETLEPLVETDALLSYQLFPKTNQSIITAVSQKAHEQQWIVEEIHAERGRLNDVFRQITTATH, encoded by the coding sequence ATGGAAACTACTGTAGAAATAAAACAATTAACGAAACAATTCGGCACGTTTACCGCCGTCGATAATATTTCGTTTCAAGTCCAACGTGGGGAGGTGCTCGGATTTTTAGGCCCTAATGGCGCGGGTAAATCCACCACCATGAAAATGATTACAGGGTTTTTAACGCCAACGGCTGGCACAGTATTAGTCGCTGGCGATGATATTTTAAAAAAACCGTTAGCGGTAAAACGTCGTATTGGCTATTTACCTGAAGGTGCGCCTGCCTATCCTGACATGACCCCTTTAGATTTTTTGGATTTCATCGCCGATATTCGCGGTTTTAAAGGCGTGGAAAAACGCCAACGTATCGATGAAACCATTGCACGGGTAAATTTAGAAGGCGTATTGCAACAACCGATTGAAACACTGTCAAAAGGCTTTAAACGCCGTGTGGGGTTAGCTCAAGCGATTTTACATGACCCTGAAGTCTTGATTTTAGACGAACCCACCGATGGATTAGACCCTAATCAAAAGCATGAAGTTCGTAGCTTAATCAAAACGATGGCGCAGGAAAAAGTCATTATTCTTTCTACCCACATTTTGGAAGAAGTCGATGCCGTGTGTAGTCGTGCCGTTATCATTGCGCGGGGTAAAATTCTGGCGGATGGTGTGCCTGAAGCCTTAGAGGCAAAATCACGTTATCACAATGCAGTAACGCTAACTTTACAGAAAAATCAATTATCTACTCAAAGTGTACGAGAGTCTTTACTCAGTATCGCCAGTATAGAAACCTTAGAACCTTTGGTTGAAACAGATGCGCTACTCAGTTACCAACTCTTTCCTAAAACGAATCAATCTATTATTACCGCAGTGAGCCAAAAAGCACACGAACAGCAATGGATTGTAGAAGAAATACATGCGGAAAGAGGGCGATTAAATGACGTTTTCCGTCAAATTACTACAGCAACCCATTAA
- a CDS encoding entericidin A/B family lipoprotein codes for MKKIIATVAMLFMVGSLAACNTLAGAGKDVQATGKAVEDAAKK; via the coding sequence ATGAAAAAAATTATTGCGACTGTTGCTATGTTATTCATGGTTGGCTCTTTAGCTGCTTGCAATACCCTTGCAGGCGCAGGCAAAGATGTACAAGCAACAGGTAAAGCCGTAGAAGATGCTGCTAAGAAATAA
- the pcnB gene encoding polynucleotide adenylyltransferase PcnB — protein sequence MTPYKRLVDGIKKILKSFEPSEVKPQTAISTIVDTQTSTPVRIPRSAHTLSRKHISKSALKVLYQLQSAGFQAYIVGGGVRDVLLGKQPKDFDVVTNALPEQVKGVFRNCRLIGRRFVLAHVYFGQEIVEVATFRASHHHQSEGNERVIEDGRIVRDNMYGTTVDEDANRRDFTFNALYYDISDFSILDYAKGMADLEAGIVRLIGDPMLRYQEDPVRMLRAVRFAAKLDFTIEASAAEPIPQLGGLLADVPSARLYDEVLKLFLSGHGLKSFRYLRQYHLFEHLFQQTHDCMLENPKVLAMIEQVLSNTDERVAKQQSVNPAFLFAALLWSPILHVLPYHREEGLSEQDCLINAIQRVMNKQVKQVAIPKRISVTMQEIWLMQPRLLQRKNKRKRLLLIEHPRFRAAYDFLALRGVLDEEAREGADWWTQVLKNEAQPIVNAHAPALPHVAEETPVDLEKEELATGQITTHHPNIHKQPHHNRRKRRFYRRKNDNPSHTES from the coding sequence ATGACTCCTTATAAACGCTTGGTCGATGGCATAAAAAAAATATTAAAGTCTTTTGAACCGTCTGAAGTTAAACCGCAGACGGCAATATCTACCATTGTCGATACTCAAACTTCTACGCCTGTCCGCATTCCACGTTCAGCCCATACTTTGTCACGGAAGCATATTAGTAAATCTGCTTTAAAAGTGTTGTATCAGTTACAAAGTGCGGGATTTCAGGCTTATATTGTGGGCGGTGGTGTTCGTGATGTTTTGCTGGGTAAACAACCAAAAGATTTTGATGTTGTTACTAATGCGTTGCCTGAACAAGTGAAAGGGGTTTTTCGTAATTGTCGTTTGATTGGTCGTCGCTTTGTTTTAGCACATGTTTATTTTGGACAAGAAATTGTCGAAGTAGCCACTTTTAGGGCTAGTCATCATCATCAAAGTGAGGGCAATGAGCGGGTTATCGAAGACGGGCGAATTGTGCGTGACAATATGTATGGCACAACCGTTGATGAGGATGCGAACCGCCGAGATTTTACTTTTAACGCTTTATACTATGATATCAGTGACTTTTCTATCTTAGATTATGCTAAGGGGATGGCAGATTTAGAGGCGGGCATTGTTCGTTTAATTGGCGACCCGATGTTGCGTTATCAAGAAGACCCTGTACGGATGTTGCGGGCGGTGCGTTTTGCTGCAAAATTAGATTTTACGATAGAAGCAAGTGCAGCTGAACCGATTCCTCAACTAGGTGGATTATTAGCGGATGTCCCTTCTGCCCGCCTTTATGATGAAGTTTTAAAACTGTTTCTCAGTGGTCATGGGTTGAAATCCTTTCGTTATTTGCGCCAATATCACTTATTTGAACATTTGTTTCAGCAAACACATGATTGTATGCTTGAAAATCCGAAAGTATTGGCAATGATTGAGCAAGTTTTAAGCAATACCGATGAGCGTGTTGCTAAACAACAATCGGTTAATCCTGCATTTTTATTCGCCGCCTTACTTTGGTCGCCGATTCTGCATGTTTTGCCTTATCACCGTGAAGAAGGATTAAGCGAGCAAGATTGTCTGATTAATGCGATACAGCGGGTTATGAATAAGCAAGTTAAACAAGTCGCCATTCCGAAGCGTATCAGTGTGACGATGCAAGAGATTTGGTTAATGCAACCCCGTTTATTGCAACGTAAAAATAAACGTAAGCGTTTATTATTGATTGAACATCCGCGTTTTCGGGCTGCTTATGATTTTCTTGCCTTGCGTGGTGTTTTAGATGAGGAGGCTCGAGAAGGTGCAGATTGGTGGACACAAGTTTTAAAAAATGAAGCGCAACCTATCGTTAATGCTCACGCGCCTGCACTCCCTCATGTTGCTGAAGAAACCCCTGTCGATTTAGAAAAAGAAGAGCTTGCAACAGGGCAAATCACAACCCATCATCCAAATATTCATAAGCAACCACATCATAACCGTAGAAAACGCCGTTTTTACCGACGCAAGAACGACAACCCGTCACATACTGAATCATAA
- a CDS encoding GldG family protein, producing MNKLLTTTGLLLGLALLIAVNITSNTALKSARLDFTANQLYTLSQGSKNIINSLQEPITLRFYLSEKLATNLPSLNSYTIRVRELLEEYQRLSMGKINLQLIDPEPFTEEEDRAVGYGLQGVPITDDTLFYFGLVGTNAIGTEEVISFFQPNRAELLEYDLTQIIYRLANPKQKVIGLMSSLPMQGSRMPAFLQRGGAEPWMIYEQISKLFEVRPLEMTVDSIPADIDVLMLVHPKNLSDATLYALDQFVLRGGRLLAFIDPFSEVETPQNDPNNPMAAMQQARNSALPRLLDNWGVELVESKVVGDLSLAKKVQAARGGRPIIIDYPVWIDLNTPNFNSDDVITAKLDMITFASTGILKKKEGAQTQITPLIETSDKAMQIDSAQLQFMSDPTSLVQNFKSEGKFTLAVRITGKVKTAFPDGKPHVEKKAEDPAQPEAEKKDDKPVEQLTESKDSINVIVVADTDLLDDQMWVRVQNFLGQRVAMPLAANGSFVTNALDNLSGSNDLISVRNRGSFARPFTRVEALKQEAEAQFSQKAKELQARLEDTEAQLRKLQDQRQDGNKLVLTAEQQQEVERFRAEKVKIRKELRDVQHELQKNIEGLEAGLKFINIAFVPFLVGFAGIFFGVYRLRRRQQLKR from the coding sequence ATGAATAAACTTTTAACAACAACAGGGTTACTGCTGGGGCTTGCGCTACTGATTGCGGTCAATATCACCAGCAATACCGCATTAAAATCTGCCCGTTTAGATTTTACCGCAAATCAACTTTATACCTTATCGCAAGGCTCTAAAAATATTATTAATAGTTTACAAGAGCCGATAACTTTGCGTTTTTATCTCTCGGAAAAACTCGCTACCAATTTACCCAGCTTAAACAGCTATACGATTCGTGTCCGCGAATTATTGGAAGAATATCAACGTCTGTCTATGGGTAAAATTAATTTACAACTGATAGACCCAGAACCCTTTACGGAAGAGGAAGACCGCGCCGTTGGTTATGGATTGCAAGGTGTGCCGATTACTGATGATACCCTCTTTTATTTCGGTCTTGTTGGTACAAATGCCATCGGTACAGAGGAAGTTATCAGCTTTTTCCAACCAAATCGGGCTGAACTACTGGAATATGATTTAACCCAAATCATTTACCGTTTAGCCAACCCAAAACAAAAAGTCATTGGTTTAATGAGCAGTTTACCGATGCAAGGCAGTCGGATGCCCGCCTTTTTGCAACGCGGGGGGGCTGAACCTTGGATGATTTATGAACAAATCAGTAAATTGTTTGAAGTACGTCCTTTAGAAATGACCGTCGACAGTATTCCTGCTGATATTGACGTGTTGATGCTGGTACATCCGAAAAATTTAAGCGATGCCACTTTATACGCTTTAGACCAGTTCGTCTTACGTGGTGGGCGTTTACTCGCTTTTATCGACCCATTCTCCGAAGTCGAAACGCCACAAAATGACCCTAATAACCCCATGGCAGCGATGCAACAAGCGCGTAATTCCGCCTTACCACGTTTATTAGATAATTGGGGCGTGGAATTGGTAGAAAGTAAAGTTGTTGGTGATTTGAGTCTTGCGAAAAAAGTTCAAGCAGCGCGTGGTGGTCGTCCCATTATTATTGATTACCCTGTATGGATAGATTTAAACACGCCGAATTTTAATAGCGACGATGTTATCACGGCGAAATTAGACATGATTACCTTTGCATCAACAGGGATTTTGAAGAAAAAAGAGGGTGCGCAAACCCAAATCACCCCTTTAATTGAAACCAGCGATAAAGCCATGCAGATAGATTCTGCTCAATTGCAATTCATGTCCGACCCTACTAGCTTGGTGCAAAATTTTAAATCTGAAGGTAAATTTACCCTTGCTGTACGCATTACAGGCAAAGTAAAAACAGCGTTTCCCGACGGTAAGCCCCATGTTGAGAAGAAAGCCGAAGACCCTGCACAACCTGAAGCCGAGAAGAAAGACGATAAACCCGTCGAGCAACTCACTGAATCTAAAGATTCAATTAACGTGATTGTCGTCGCTGATACCGATTTATTAGATGACCAAATGTGGGTACGGGTGCAAAACTTTTTAGGTCAACGGGTTGCTATGCCTTTAGCCGCTAATGGCTCTTTTGTCACCAACGCGCTGGATAATTTATCAGGCAGTAATGATTTAATCAGCGTGCGCAATCGTGGCAGTTTTGCCCGCCCATTCACGCGGGTTGAAGCCTTAAAACAAGAGGCAGAAGCACAATTTTCACAAAAAGCCAAAGAGTTACAAGCGCGTTTAGAAGACACTGAAGCGCAATTGCGTAAACTCCAAGACCAACGCCAAGACGGCAATAAATTGGTATTAACAGCGGAACAACAGCAAGAAGTCGAACGCTTCCGCGCAGAAAAAGTCAAAATCCGTAAGGAATTACGCGATGTACAACATGAGTTGCAAAAAAACATTGAAGGTTTAGAAGCGGGATTGAAATTTATCAATATCGCATTTGTGCCTTTCCTCGTTGGTTTTGCAGGTATTTTCTTTGGTGTCTATCGCTTACGCCGTCGACAACAGCTGAAGCGTTAA
- a CDS encoding 4Fe-4S single cluster domain-containing protein: MTNLRIYALIPQTRVLGPFLRFAIWVQGCPFHCEGCMTPDALSMTGGTLMNTDELVAQIVATPNIEGITLSGGEPFAQSEALALLLHQVKQIKPLGVIVYSGYTLQHLQKIAKTQTSIADLLAQIDVLIDGLYIATQNDGLSLRGSKNQQVYALTERYATILENHYGQAQRAVEMHLLTDAVMLVGIPGQSLLTTWQTQMMKL, from the coding sequence ATGACCAATTTACGGATTTACGCATTAATTCCACAAACACGCGTTTTAGGCCCTTTTTTGCGGTTTGCTATCTGGGTGCAAGGATGTCCTTTTCACTGTGAAGGCTGTATGACCCCTGATGCCCTGAGTATGACAGGGGGAACATTGATGAATACTGATGAGCTGGTTGCTCAAATCGTGGCAACACCCAATATTGAAGGAATCACCCTATCAGGCGGAGAACCTTTTGCCCAAAGTGAAGCATTAGCCCTACTATTACATCAAGTTAAACAAATAAAACCTTTAGGCGTTATCGTTTACTCTGGTTACACGCTGCAACATCTACAAAAAATAGCAAAAACACAAACTAGCATTGCCGATTTATTAGCACAAATAGATGTATTAATAGATGGATTATATATTGCGACACAAAATGATGGATTAAGTTTACGAGGCTCAAAAAACCAACAGGTTTACGCACTCACTGAACGCTATGCAACAATATTAGAAAATCATTATGGTCAAGCACAACGTGCCGTCGAAATGCACCTTTTAACAGATGCGGTAATGTTAGTCGGTATTCCAGGACAATCTTTATTAACAACATGGCAAACTCAAATGATGAAACTTTAA
- a CDS encoding ABC transporter permease subunit — MLHNLQVVFKREFNSYFATPIAYIFIIIFLFLSGIFTFYLGNFFARGQADLQPFFMFHPWLYLFLIPALAMRLWAEERKSGNIELLLTLPITITEAVLGKFLAAWAFTGIALCLTFPFWLTVNYLGNPDNGVIFASYLGSFLMAGAFLSIGSCMSALTKNQVIAFILTAVVCLAFILSGFPMVLDFFNWAPQIIVETISAFSFLTHFDTISKGIIDIRGVIYFTSLIIFWLFATATLIEMKKAD, encoded by the coding sequence ATGTTGCACAATTTGCAGGTGGTCTTTAAGCGTGAGTTTAACAGCTATTTTGCCACCCCCATTGCCTATATTTTTATTATTATTTTCTTATTTTTAAGCGGTATTTTTACCTTCTATCTCGGCAATTTTTTTGCCCGTGGACAAGCAGATTTACAACCGTTTTTTATGTTTCATCCTTGGCTTTATCTGTTTTTAATTCCTGCACTTGCCATGCGTTTATGGGCGGAAGAGCGTAAAAGTGGCAATATTGAATTATTGTTGACTTTACCGATTACGATTACTGAAGCAGTCTTAGGTAAATTTCTGGCGGCATGGGCATTTACAGGGATTGCGCTATGTTTAACTTTCCCTTTCTGGCTCACCGTGAATTATCTCGGCAATCCTGATAACGGCGTGATTTTCGCCAGCTATTTGGGCAGTTTTCTCATGGCAGGCGCGTTTTTATCGATAGGCTCTTGCATGTCAGCCTTGACTAAAAATCAAGTGATTGCGTTTATATTAACGGCGGTTGTGTGTTTAGCCTTTATTCTCAGTGGCTTCCCGATGGTTTTAGACTTTTTTAACTGGGCTCCACAAATTATTGTCGAAACCATTAGCGCGTTTAGCTTTTTGACGCATTTCGATACGATAAGTAAAGGGATTATCGACATACGTGGTGTTATTTATTTCACTTCTCTCATTATTTTCTGGTTGTTTGCCACAGCAACCTTGATTGAAATGAAAAAAGCCGACTAG
- the panB gene encoding 3-methyl-2-oxobutanoate hydroxymethyltransferase: protein MPRLSLNHFRKLKRQGEKFASLTAYDASFARVIEEAGIELVLVGDSLGMVIQGHESTLPVSIEEMIYHSQQVHRGSDKMLLMVDMPFMSYATPDTALHNAARLMREGYAQIVKLEGGTWLADTVKLLTERGIPVCAHLGLMPQSVHQLGGYVVQGRAADDAERLRQDALALQAAGASMLLLECIPGKLAAEITQLLTIPVIGIGAGADCDGQILVLYDMLGLTAKPPSFSKNFLLEQADIQAAIISYTQAVKNKTFPTPEQTFS, encoded by the coding sequence ATGCCACGTTTATCACTCAATCACTTTCGCAAATTAAAACGCCAAGGCGAAAAATTTGCCTCACTGACTGCTTACGATGCGAGCTTTGCCCGTGTTATAGAAGAAGCGGGAATAGAACTTGTCTTAGTGGGAGATTCACTGGGCATGGTGATTCAAGGGCATGAAAGTACGCTTCCAGTCTCCATAGAAGAGATGATTTATCATTCACAACAAGTGCATCGTGGCAGTGATAAAATGCTCCTCATGGTCGACATGCCTTTTATGAGCTATGCAACCCCAGACACCGCATTACACAATGCCGCCCGCTTAATGCGTGAAGGCTATGCACAAATTGTCAAACTAGAAGGGGGAACTTGGCTTGCTGACACCGTCAAACTACTCACAGAGCGCGGTATTCCCGTTTGTGCCCACTTAGGACTGATGCCACAATCTGTCCATCAACTCGGTGGCTATGTGGTACAAGGACGAGCAGCAGATGATGCAGAACGTTTGCGTCAAGATGCACTCGCATTACAAGCCGCTGGGGCATCTATGCTCTTATTAGAATGTATCCCTGGAAAATTAGCAGCAGAAATTACCCAATTATTAACAATTCCTGTGATTGGGATTGGTGCAGGGGCTGACTGTGACGGACAAATTTTAGTCCTTTATGACATGTTAGGACTCACTGCGAAACCGCCCTCTTTTTCTAAAAACTTTTTATTAGAACAAGCGGATATTCAAGCCGCAATTATATCCTACACACAAGCAGTGAAAAATAAGACATTCCCCACCCCAGAGCAAACATTTAGCTAA
- a CDS encoding DUF4340 domain-containing protein, with product MNIKGLSILAVLTAITIFFAVQLTQQKHQANSTDNKQASILFPDLMSVINEVSEIDIKTAEQSMTLSRSIDGLWGMKEKSNYPADLTKVRNVLMGISHLKVLEPKTVNSEWYDKIGVEDVTATNAKSTLITLKKPDDSSVASLLVGNQQLAKADNTQQEIFVRKVGDKQSWLVQGSLPIEKAPLSWISKELTNIALQRIQSVEVTQPDGQKIQINKVNANDENYQLATLPEGAHVSQPSMINQLASTLSNLTLDDVIASKELKGDEKTGVTATFTTFDGLSVTLKTVEKDGKHYGQFTVSFNAPAKSEETATTDKTAKESTEAEKDKPDPVESARKEAEKLQQTLTGWAYVLPEYKMERLLKPQSDFVSTEVAQTAVGDAIGEPSTTGTHPLVPAPSLEELMKPTH from the coding sequence ATGAATATAAAAGGTTTAAGTATTCTTGCCGTCTTAACGGCAATTACCATTTTTTTTGCGGTACAACTCACACAACAAAAACATCAAGCTAATTCAACAGACAACAAACAAGCCAGTATCCTATTCCCTGATTTAATGTCTGTTATTAACGAAGTCAGCGAAATTGACATTAAAACTGCTGAACAAAGCATGACATTAAGCCGCTCTATCGATGGCTTATGGGGCATGAAAGAAAAAAGTAATTATCCTGCGGATTTAACCAAAGTGCGCAATGTCTTAATGGGCATCAGCCATTTAAAAGTCTTAGAACCAAAAACAGTTAATTCTGAATGGTACGATAAAATTGGCGTGGAAGATGTAACCGCGACTAATGCCAAATCGACCTTAATCACTTTGAAAAAGCCCGACGATTCTAGCGTTGCAAGCCTTTTAGTCGGTAATCAGCAACTGGCAAAAGCCGATAATACTCAACAAGAAATTTTCGTTCGTAAAGTCGGGGATAAACAAAGCTGGTTAGTGCAAGGCTCGCTACCCATTGAAAAAGCCCCACTGTCATGGATTTCTAAAGAACTCACTAATATTGCCCTGCAACGGATTCAATCCGTTGAGGTGACTCAGCCAGACGGGCAAAAAATTCAGATTAATAAAGTCAATGCCAATGATGAAAATTATCAACTTGCGACCCTGCCCGAAGGTGCACACGTCAGCCAGCCCAGCATGATTAATCAATTAGCCTCGACATTGAGCAATTTAACGTTAGACGATGTGATTGCCAGTAAAGAATTAAAAGGCGATGAAAAAACAGGCGTTACGGCGACATTCACCACGTTTGATGGTTTAAGCGTTACCTTAAAAACGGTGGAAAAAGACGGCAAACATTATGGACAATTTACCGTTAGTTTTAACGCGCCTGCTAAATCTGAGGAAACTGCTACAACGGATAAGACAGCGAAGGAAAGCACAGAAGCAGAAAAAGATAAGCCTGACCCTGTGGAGTCTGCACGCAAAGAAGCCGAGAAATTGCAACAAACTTTAACAGGTTGGGCGTATGTCTTGCCTGAATATAAGATGGAGCGTTTATTAAAACCACAATCTGATTTTGTCAGCACAGAAGTCGCTCAAACCGCTGTTGGTGATGCTATTGGCGAACCTAGCACAACAGGCACACATCCGCTTGTTCCCGCTCCAAGTTTAGAAGAGTTAATGAAGCCGACGCATTAA
- the folK gene encoding 2-amino-4-hydroxy-6-hydroxymethyldihydropteridine diphosphokinase, whose product MEQYSTAYIGLGSNLAEPIQQIQQALQTLASLPQTQLRKHSSLYRSKPLAGMVQPDYINAVAVLETQLPPYLLLEHLQTVENQQGRVRTGERWGARTLDLDILLYDQLQSSDPRLCLPHLGLTQRAFVLYPLYECEPLLTLPDGTKLVTLLQHCPMDGLHRIEN is encoded by the coding sequence ATGGAACAATATAGTACCGCTTACATTGGGCTAGGCAGTAATTTGGCTGAACCTATTCAACAAATACAACAAGCATTACAAACACTAGCAAGCTTACCGCAGACACAACTACGCAAACATTCCTCCCTGTATCGGAGTAAACCACTCGCAGGAATGGTACAACCTGACTATATCAACGCGGTTGCTGTTTTAGAAACCCAACTCCCCCCCTATCTCTTATTAGAACATCTACAAACTGTAGAAAATCAACAAGGACGGGTACGCACTGGCGAACGATGGGGGGCGCGTACACTAGATTTAGACATCTTACTCTACGATCAATTACAATCCAGCGACCCGCGTTTATGTCTGCCACATCTAGGGCTGACCCAACGGGCGTTTGTGTTATACCCGCTCTATGAATGTGAACCTTTACTCACACTCCCAGACGGCACAAAATTGGTTACATTATTACAGCATTGTCCGATGGATGGCTTACATAGGATAGAAAACTAA